One genomic segment of Agromyces intestinalis includes these proteins:
- a CDS encoding DUF2207 domain-containing protein, producing the protein MSPRHPNDEVPARIPSDEPDATDDDLPAPPDSIPDDRPRHTPLWALLSRWLLQLEAWLRSHGGIPLRRGIRVFWTLVAAAGVVLLVGPVINPPLTLEDITSSASTATEDWIAREFAADYDLTRDEAGGLRAAVEERITAHFPDDVDRTGIRRVLATQYQGHALEPERITATLDGEAIDVEQAAGATRLTLTLDAGERLDGDHEFVLRYELRDLAYEAVDEASGTQVDLLEWDVFGPSWPQAFSGLDVSVTLPEDVDDRLIRQPRGALAWTLIGGGEWLEPEDDSPAGTVTYRLTNDQNIPPHANAWFTMSFERRTFAMPGPSPLFLTQTFGPLLPLAFLTIVLLLALAARAVAWGDARGRPWIVARHDPPGVAPVAAAHVLGAPRAVALADALAAIPRRGPASAGDEQRLDAARAARRAGRLGDLPRALGRYWSRGARRAQIDQGWRRVPRGFVRDLFLAAPPALVLVQWGLVRQLSHQAKLAIVWWPAAFVIVSTVIAAVVVWIAWSTRPLTRRGALLKQHLRGIGVFAERTQLLDRGPSRDLALPYAVLVAPAREAGRRVAAMLDAELDGRARVHGWRTPTYLSWTRLLVIGASVLLVPAAIAMVATVPNPYERGLTYRAYEGDVPGSLWVEANSAELGAELARTADGRAEIRVIERMSVTFDDSSSRVPQLADQWRNVVDGQQLDVRVDSVRIDGEAVPFATEQDRDTLLMRTTMTDVLAGTFDTVIEYTIGSAAVATVDRDGDVVDRVRWVALLEGWDSAQLFPTWDHAIEPLHVEFRLSEELAGLATSAGWITRDTDTGEHPRDWAEAVVPFGSLADEADPDRYAGTAESTDASGGMRSYGLELHDSDYGYPFALTVDDLGVALDFPQGTFTGPDDVARGSAAARQAFPFATNLTLALLAITVAGAGILGRRQHWATRPGPGRDLVRWFAPLSALASTILFFWLCGDMVPDHPVLPALGFPTLAAVVLAVWALIATRRRPAG; encoded by the coding sequence GAGGTCCCCGCGCGCATCCCCTCCGACGAACCCGACGCCACCGACGACGACCTGCCCGCGCCACCCGACTCCATCCCCGACGATCGCCCGCGCCACACCCCGCTCTGGGCGCTCCTGTCCCGGTGGCTCCTCCAGCTCGAAGCGTGGCTCCGCTCGCACGGCGGCATACCGCTGCGCCGGGGCATCCGGGTGTTCTGGACCCTCGTCGCCGCAGCCGGTGTCGTCCTGCTCGTCGGGCCGGTCATCAACCCGCCCCTCACGCTCGAGGACATCACCTCGTCGGCGTCGACGGCGACCGAAGACTGGATCGCGCGTGAATTCGCGGCGGACTACGACCTCACCCGCGACGAGGCGGGCGGTCTGCGCGCCGCGGTCGAGGAGCGCATCACGGCGCACTTCCCCGACGACGTCGACCGCACTGGCATCAGACGCGTGCTCGCGACCCAGTACCAGGGGCACGCGCTCGAGCCCGAACGCATCACGGCGACCCTCGACGGGGAGGCGATCGACGTCGAGCAGGCCGCGGGCGCGACGCGGCTGACGCTCACCCTCGACGCCGGCGAGCGGCTCGACGGCGATCACGAGTTCGTGCTGCGGTACGAGTTGCGCGACCTCGCGTACGAGGCCGTCGACGAGGCATCCGGCACGCAGGTCGACCTGCTCGAGTGGGATGTGTTCGGTCCGTCGTGGCCCCAGGCGTTCAGCGGACTGGATGTCAGCGTGACGCTGCCCGAGGACGTCGACGACCGGCTCATCCGACAGCCGCGCGGGGCCCTCGCCTGGACGCTGATCGGCGGCGGAGAATGGCTCGAGCCCGAGGACGACAGCCCCGCGGGCACGGTGACGTACCGACTCACGAACGACCAGAACATCCCGCCGCACGCGAACGCCTGGTTCACGATGTCGTTCGAGCGGCGCACGTTCGCGATGCCGGGCCCGTCGCCGCTCTTCCTCACGCAGACCTTCGGGCCGCTGCTGCCGCTCGCGTTCCTCACGATCGTGCTGCTGCTCGCGCTCGCGGCGCGTGCGGTCGCGTGGGGCGACGCGCGCGGACGGCCGTGGATCGTGGCGCGGCACGATCCTCCGGGGGTCGCACCCGTCGCCGCCGCGCACGTGCTCGGCGCACCCCGCGCGGTCGCCCTCGCGGATGCCCTCGCGGCGATCCCGCGGCGCGGTCCGGCGAGCGCCGGAGACGAGCAGCGCCTCGACGCCGCACGCGCCGCGCGCCGCGCCGGAAGGCTGGGCGACCTACCGCGCGCGCTCGGACGCTACTGGTCGCGCGGCGCCCGCCGCGCGCAGATCGACCAGGGCTGGCGGCGGGTGCCGCGCGGGTTCGTGCGCGACCTGTTCCTCGCCGCACCGCCCGCGCTCGTGCTCGTGCAGTGGGGGCTGGTGCGCCAGCTCTCGCACCAGGCGAAGCTCGCGATCGTCTGGTGGCCGGCGGCGTTCGTCATCGTCTCGACGGTGATCGCGGCCGTCGTCGTCTGGATCGCGTGGTCGACGCGCCCGCTCACCCGCCGCGGGGCGCTCCTCAAGCAGCACCTCCGCGGTATCGGCGTCTTCGCCGAACGCACGCAGCTGCTCGACCGGGGCCCGTCGCGCGACCTCGCGCTCCCGTACGCGGTGCTCGTGGCACCGGCTCGCGAGGCCGGGCGACGCGTGGCCGCGATGCTCGACGCCGAGCTCGACGGGCGCGCACGCGTGCACGGGTGGCGAACCCCGACCTACCTGAGCTGGACGAGGCTGCTCGTGATCGGGGCATCCGTGCTGCTCGTTCCGGCCGCGATCGCGATGGTCGCGACCGTGCCCAACCCCTACGAGCGCGGACTCACCTACCGGGCGTACGAGGGCGACGTGCCCGGATCGCTCTGGGTCGAGGCGAATTCGGCCGAGCTCGGCGCCGAGCTCGCGCGCACCGCCGACGGACGCGCCGAGATCCGCGTGATCGAGCGCATGAGCGTCACCTTCGACGACTCGAGCTCACGCGTGCCGCAGCTGGCCGATCAGTGGCGCAACGTCGTCGACGGCCAGCAGCTCGACGTCCGCGTGGACTCGGTGCGCATCGACGGCGAGGCGGTGCCGTTCGCGACCGAACAGGACCGCGACACGCTGCTCATGCGCACGACGATGACCGACGTGTTGGCGGGCACGTTCGACACGGTCATCGAGTACACGATCGGCTCGGCCGCCGTCGCGACCGTCGATCGCGACGGCGACGTCGTCGACCGGGTGCGCTGGGTCGCGCTCCTGGAGGGCTGGGACTCCGCGCAGCTCTTCCCGACTTGGGACCATGCGATCGAACCGCTGCACGTGGAGTTCCGCCTGTCGGAGGAGCTCGCCGGGCTCGCCACCTCGGCGGGGTGGATCACCCGCGACACCGACACCGGCGAGCACCCGCGCGACTGGGCTGAGGCGGTGGTGCCGTTCGGCTCCCTCGCCGACGAGGCGGACCCCGACCGGTACGCGGGAACCGCGGAGTCGACGGATGCCTCGGGCGGCATGCGCTCGTACGGGCTCGAGCTGCACGACAGCGACTACGGGTACCCGTTCGCGCTCACCGTCGACGACCTCGGCGTCGCGCTCGACTTCCCGCAGGGCACGTTCACCGGCCCCGACGACGTGGCACGGGGGTCCGCCGCGGCCCGCCAGGCGTTCCCGTTCGCGACGAACCTGACGCTCGCGCTGCTCGCGATTACCGTGGCCGGCGCCGGAATCCTCGGCCGTCGGCAGCACTGGGCCACGCGACCAGGACCCGGCCGAGACCTGGTGCGGTGGTTCGCGCCGTTGTCGGCACTGGCCTCGACGATCCTGTTCTTCTGGCTGTGCGGCGACATGGTGCCCGACCATCCGGTGCTGCCGGCGCTCGGATTCCCGACGCTCGCGGCCGTGGTGCTCGCGGTGTGGGCGCTCATCGCGACTCGGCGGCGGCCCGCGGGGTGA
- a CDS encoding methyltransferase family protein, whose translation MAGAAAGARAWIGTLVFLLLAPGTVAGVVPWLISGWRWHDWGGAAWVVVPLAGLAIGAGVAFLLYAFALFAVHRGTPAPVAPTETLVVTGVYRYVRNPMYLAVLAIILGQALLFGSWWLVGYAAVVLAAVVTFVKGYEEPTLERTFGEQYDAYRRNVPGWWPRLTPWRA comes from the coding sequence ATGGCCGGCGCAGCAGCGGGCGCACGAGCGTGGATCGGGACGCTCGTGTTCCTCCTGCTCGCGCCCGGCACGGTGGCCGGGGTCGTCCCCTGGCTCATCTCGGGCTGGCGGTGGCACGACTGGGGCGGCGCGGCCTGGGTCGTGGTGCCGCTCGCCGGGCTGGCGATCGGTGCGGGCGTCGCCTTCCTGCTGTATGCCTTCGCGCTGTTCGCCGTGCACCGTGGCACCCCGGCCCCGGTCGCCCCGACCGAGACGCTCGTCGTGACCGGCGTGTATCGCTACGTGCGCAATCCGATGTACCTGGCGGTGCTGGCGATCATCCTCGGCCAGGCACTGCTGTTCGGCAGCTGGTGGCTCGTGGGCTACGCGGCCGTCGTGCTCGCCGCCGTCGTGACGTTCGTGAAGGGATACGAGGAGCCGACGCTCGAGCGCACCTTCGGCGAGCAGTACGACGCGTACCGGCGCAATGTGCCCGGCTGGTGGCCGCGGCTCACGCCGTGGCGAGCCTGA
- a CDS encoding TetR/AcrR family transcriptional regulator: MSTERADAARNRAVLIATAREMLAELGADKITMDALAERSGLGKGTVFRRFGTRSGIFMALLSDGERAFQKRVLAGPPPLGPGAEPLDRLIAFGQERLRFLTENREIARAALDGRTAVPFGPPALMTQRHLRMLLDQLGVDAADVEILAMQLTAALDVPLLLYTAPEAGDHPDETFEERLARGWKDLVSRLSP; encoded by the coding sequence ATGAGCACTGAGCGAGCCGACGCGGCGCGGAACCGCGCGGTGCTGATCGCCACAGCGCGGGAGATGCTGGCCGAACTGGGCGCCGACAAGATCACGATGGACGCGCTTGCTGAGCGCTCGGGGCTCGGGAAGGGCACCGTGTTCCGGCGATTCGGCACCCGATCGGGCATCTTCATGGCCCTGTTGAGCGATGGCGAGCGAGCCTTTCAGAAGCGTGTGCTCGCCGGCCCTCCGCCGCTCGGGCCCGGGGCCGAGCCGCTGGACCGACTCATCGCGTTCGGGCAGGAACGTCTCCGGTTCCTGACGGAGAACCGCGAGATCGCGCGCGCAGCGCTGGACGGACGCACAGCCGTGCCGTTCGGCCCGCCCGCCCTGATGACTCAGAGGCACCTCCGGATGCTGCTCGACCAGCTGGGGGTCGATGCCGCCGACGTCGAGATCCTCGCGATGCAACTCACCGCGGCTCTGGATGTGCCGCTGCTGCTCTACACCGCGCCGGAGGCCGGCGACCATCCCGACGAGACCTTCGAGGAGCGACTCGCGCGGGGGTGGAAGGACCTCGTCAGTCGGCTGTCCCCGTAA
- a CDS encoding DoxX family protein, translating into MEIAVWIVTGLVALLLGGAGASKLARSKARILENPNMGWARDFSQPAIKLIGLAEVAGALGLVLPWALSVLPVLTPIAGYALAALLVGAAGVHIRRREFAGLPFVLLLVAAPLFVAIARTVALA; encoded by the coding sequence GTGGAAATCGCTGTATGGATCGTCACGGGGCTGGTCGCCCTCCTGCTCGGCGGAGCCGGGGCGAGCAAGCTCGCCCGGTCGAAGGCGAGGATTCTCGAGAATCCCAATATGGGGTGGGCGAGAGACTTCAGTCAGCCGGCGATCAAGCTCATCGGACTCGCCGAAGTCGCCGGAGCTCTCGGCCTCGTGCTGCCGTGGGCGCTGAGCGTTCTGCCGGTGCTCACCCCCATCGCTGGATACGCCCTCGCGGCGCTCCTGGTCGGGGCCGCCGGTGTCCATATCCGCCGCCGTGAGTTCGCCGGACTGCCGTTCGTGCTGCTGCTGGTGGCAGCCCCGCTGTTCGTCGCGATCGCCCGCACGGTCGCACTCGCCTGA
- a CDS encoding CE1758 family FMN-dependent luciferase-like monooxygenase: protein MEFGTLSIGDVTRDPVSGDLVSEHERIHALTRIAVHAEEAGFDVFAIGEHHNPPYISSSDSTLLAYIAARTTRITLSTGTTLITTNDPVKIAEDFATLQHLSDGRVDLMLGRGNTPMVYPWFGYDAEDSLGLTFEHYALLRRLWREENLDWSGRYRTPLRQFTSVPRPLDGVAPFVWHGSISSPEIAEQAARYGDGFFVNNNFAPMQHYARSVDLYRQRFAAHGHGGPGDAIVGAGGGVWVRPNSQDALDEYRPYFDAHPIHARSGRSLEEEVAQTGLTVGSPAQVVEKVLSFPGHFGPLRRVLFGFDYGGIPESKIHEVIDLVGSEVLPVLRRELDGAA, encoded by the coding sequence ATGGAGTTCGGGACATTGAGCATCGGAGATGTCACCCGCGATCCGGTCAGCGGCGACCTCGTGTCCGAGCATGAGCGCATCCATGCGCTCACCCGCATCGCCGTGCATGCCGAAGAGGCCGGCTTCGACGTGTTCGCGATCGGCGAGCATCACAACCCGCCGTACATCTCCAGCTCCGACTCGACGCTGCTCGCCTACATCGCCGCGCGCACGACCCGCATCACGCTGTCGACCGGCACCACGCTCATCACCACCAACGATCCGGTGAAGATCGCCGAGGACTTCGCGACCCTGCAACACCTCTCGGACGGCCGGGTCGACCTGATGCTCGGGCGCGGCAACACCCCCATGGTGTACCCCTGGTTCGGATACGACGCCGAAGACAGCCTCGGCCTCACGTTCGAGCACTACGCGCTGCTTCGCCGGCTGTGGCGAGAGGAGAACCTCGACTGGTCGGGCCGCTACCGCACCCCGCTGAGGCAGTTCACCTCGGTGCCCCGGCCCCTCGACGGCGTCGCCCCGTTCGTCTGGCACGGATCCATCAGCAGCCCCGAGATCGCGGAGCAGGCGGCCCGGTACGGCGACGGGTTCTTCGTCAACAACAACTTCGCGCCGATGCAGCACTACGCCCGCTCGGTGGATCTCTACCGCCAGCGATTCGCCGCCCATGGACATGGCGGCCCCGGCGACGCGATCGTCGGCGCCGGAGGCGGGGTCTGGGTGCGTCCCAACTCCCAAGACGCACTCGACGAGTATCGCCCGTATTTCGACGCGCACCCGATCCACGCCCGATCGGGTCGCTCGCTCGAGGAAGAAGTCGCGCAGACCGGCCTCACCGTCGGCAGCCCGGCCCAGGTCGTCGAGAAGGTGCTGAGCTTCCCAGGCCACTTCGGTCCGCTGCGCCGTGTGCTGTTCGGCTTCGACTACGGCGGCATCCCCGAGTCGAAGATCCACGAGGTCATCGACCTCGTCGGCAGCGAGGTGCTGCCGGTGCTGCGACGAGAGCTCGACGGCGCCGCGTGA
- a CDS encoding GNAT family N-acetyltransferase: protein MADAEFRIVPAHTVPFADVEAVFGTRGDPATCWCQWFKIPGSDWRESVPELRARLADQVADASTDPGLIAYDGDAPVGWVAIEPRSRLPRLRTSRIVADGSAHPDLGDEGVWALTCFVVPRAHRRRGIAGALARAAAEHAEAHGARIVEGYAVDPSTKSRASAAELFVGTVSMFIAAGFDEVARPTPTRVVMQRRLGE from the coding sequence ATGGCCGACGCCGAGTTCCGCATCGTCCCCGCCCATACCGTGCCCTTCGCCGATGTCGAAGCCGTGTTCGGCACGCGAGGCGATCCGGCGACGTGCTGGTGCCAGTGGTTCAAGATCCCCGGCTCCGACTGGCGCGAGTCGGTTCCCGAGCTGCGCGCTCGGCTCGCCGACCAGGTGGCGGATGCCTCGACCGACCCCGGTCTCATCGCCTACGACGGCGACGCACCGGTCGGCTGGGTGGCGATCGAGCCCCGGTCACGGCTGCCCCGGCTGCGCACCAGCCGCATCGTCGCCGACGGCAGCGCCCATCCCGATCTCGGCGACGAGGGCGTGTGGGCCCTGACGTGCTTCGTCGTTCCCCGCGCACATCGTCGGCGGGGAATCGCCGGAGCGCTCGCGCGGGCTGCTGCCGAGCACGCCGAAGCTCACGGCGCCCGCATCGTCGAGGGGTACGCCGTCGATCCGTCCACGAAGTCGAGAGCGTCGGCAGCCGAGCTGTTCGTGGGCACGGTCTCGATGTTCATCGCCGCCGGATTCGACGAGGTCGCGCGCCCGACTCCGACTCGCGTCGTCATGCAGCGTCGACTGGGCGAGTAA
- a CDS encoding ATP-grasp fold amidoligase family protein, whose product MSFYLELIRARFNQRNDVSVDPVPWALDDKETAYTHASNRNYRTPRRVRTATAEEALAAGNAMGNRFVVKQPNRHSTMGVYVLERIADGRYLDLFSLEEKTDADIRAVGMAPEYWLAEECLDSGLVGKPIPLDYKVYAFRGMITHIVQIDRNVYPPRVAVFDGSFIPLEPGKDYTTDPARWLLEGHVYPRHAGAILQMASHLSLSLQTRFVRVDCYDTPEGPVFGEFTFASGPDDVGMLRYSARILDALDRAMNGESIPPLSGFGASAPRGTSLAGPERVLALLGAGAIDKDTRYGVSVARYVQPTFGQDSVRLALALIGYLNGDRSRAYTIQNILRGDRFSRERLSEFVEAALDFHDARASSGNPWHAARAAEIRLLDGQAGALESLQALAEAGSVQAQRVLQAHSARSSA is encoded by the coding sequence ATGAGCTTCTATCTCGAGCTGATTCGGGCCCGCTTCAATCAGCGCAACGACGTCAGCGTCGACCCTGTCCCCTGGGCGCTCGACGACAAGGAGACCGCCTACACGCACGCGTCCAACCGCAACTATCGGACGCCGCGACGGGTACGCACCGCGACGGCGGAGGAAGCGTTGGCTGCTGGCAATGCGATGGGCAACCGATTCGTCGTGAAGCAGCCGAACCGGCACTCTACGATGGGCGTCTACGTGCTCGAGCGGATCGCGGACGGACGCTACCTCGATCTCTTCAGTCTCGAAGAGAAGACAGACGCCGACATCCGCGCCGTCGGCATGGCACCTGAGTACTGGCTCGCCGAGGAGTGTCTCGACTCCGGCCTGGTTGGGAAGCCGATTCCCCTCGACTACAAGGTCTATGCGTTCCGCGGCATGATCACGCACATCGTACAGATCGACCGGAATGTCTACCCGCCTCGAGTGGCGGTGTTCGACGGCTCCTTCATCCCGCTCGAGCCCGGGAAGGACTACACGACGGACCCTGCGCGGTGGCTGCTGGAGGGGCATGTCTATCCCCGGCACGCGGGCGCGATTCTGCAGATGGCGTCGCACCTCTCGCTGAGCCTGCAGACGAGGTTCGTCCGCGTCGACTGCTATGACACCCCTGAGGGCCCGGTGTTCGGGGAGTTCACCTTCGCGTCCGGCCCCGATGACGTCGGCATGCTCAGGTACAGCGCTCGCATCCTGGACGCACTCGACCGCGCAATGAACGGCGAATCGATTCCGCCGCTGTCGGGCTTCGGCGCCTCGGCGCCCCGAGGCACGTCCTTAGCGGGACCCGAGCGAGTCCTCGCCCTGCTCGGAGCCGGGGCGATCGACAAGGACACGAGATACGGTGTGTCCGTTGCTCGATACGTTCAGCCCACGTTCGGTCAAGACTCGGTGCGACTCGCACTCGCTCTGATCGGCTACCTCAACGGTGACCGCTCACGTGCATACACGATTCAGAACATTCTCCGGGGCGACCGATTCTCTCGGGAACGGCTGTCGGAGTTCGTTGAGGCCGCGCTCGACTTCCACGACGCCCGGGCATCGAGTGGGAATCCATGGCATGCAGCTCGAGCCGCAGAGATCCGATTGCTCGATGGCCAGGCTGGTGCGTTGGAGAGTCTGCAGGCGCTCGCGGAAGCCGGATCGGTGCAGGCCCAGCGCGTGTTGCAGGCTCATTCGGCGCGCTCTTCGGCCTGA
- a CDS encoding CHAD domain-containing protein → MSRADRHGTDDATAGRAIVEVLTRYAHELPGLLRSATADEPDAVHQARILVRRARSVLGAGKRCFEAGAADGVRDLLEGLGDELGAVRDLEVRIRHAEEHVGVGADETVVDRLIVSERARYRAAHERLTIAVDAAGPVHDALRAFVDAPPMSARGERAAADGLAAVLRHELRRVRRAERRAVGDLESLHRLRRTARRLRYVAEAFTESPVPVFGDESGVAELAEAAKAVQDTLGDHRDAVLFALQVRDAQEAARASDEPTGEYGRIAADAFAAAHSQLEGLSAGLAELWAVAGSGRSAPSGSPG, encoded by the coding sequence ATGTCACGGGCTGACCGGCACGGAACGGATGACGCGACCGCCGGTCGCGCGATCGTCGAGGTGCTGACGCGGTACGCCCACGAACTGCCGGGGCTGCTGCGCTCGGCAACTGCTGACGAGCCCGACGCGGTGCACCAGGCGCGCATTCTCGTGCGCCGCGCTCGCAGCGTGCTCGGTGCCGGCAAGCGGTGCTTCGAGGCGGGTGCCGCCGACGGCGTGCGCGACCTGCTCGAAGGGCTCGGCGACGAGCTCGGCGCCGTGCGCGACCTCGAGGTGCGTATCCGCCACGCCGAGGAGCACGTGGGCGTCGGCGCCGATGAGACCGTGGTCGATCGGCTGATCGTCTCGGAGCGGGCCAGGTACCGCGCCGCGCACGAACGCCTGACGATAGCGGTCGACGCGGCCGGGCCGGTGCACGACGCGCTGCGGGCGTTCGTCGATGCGCCGCCGATGTCGGCTCGCGGTGAGCGTGCCGCCGCCGACGGACTCGCCGCCGTGCTGCGCCACGAGCTTCGACGCGTGCGCCGAGCCGAGCGGCGCGCCGTCGGCGACCTCGAGTCGCTGCACCGCCTGCGCCGAACCGCGCGCCGGCTGCGCTACGTCGCCGAGGCATTCACCGAGTCGCCGGTGCCGGTCTTCGGCGACGAGTCGGGTGTCGCGGAACTCGCCGAGGCGGCGAAAGCCGTGCAGGATACGCTGGGCGACCACCGTGACGCCGTGCTGTTCGCACTGCAGGTGCGGGACGCCCAGGAGGCCGCTCGCGCCTCCGACGAGCCCACGGGGGAGTACGGGCGCATCGCGGCCGACGCCTTCGCTGCTGCGCACTCGCAACTGGAGGGGCTGTCAGCCGGGCTCGCCGAGCTCTGGGCGGTCGCGGGTTCAGGCCGGTCGGCTCCATCAGGCTCACCCGGCTAG
- a CDS encoding DUF167 domain-containing protein encodes MEVTVRVKPGSRRGPLVEAAIDDPAASLIVHVRERAVDGAANRGVIEAVAAHFGVPRRRVEIVRGETARIKRIRVEGTDVTG; translated from the coding sequence ATGGAGGTCACCGTGCGCGTGAAGCCCGGCAGTCGCCGCGGCCCGCTCGTCGAGGCGGCAATCGATGACCCCGCTGCGTCGCTCATCGTGCACGTGCGCGAGCGGGCGGTCGACGGCGCGGCGAACCGCGGGGTCATCGAGGCGGTCGCGGCGCACTTCGGCGTGCCGCGCCGACGGGTCGAGATCGTGCGCGGCGAGACCGCGCGCATCAAGCGCATCAGGGTGGAGGGCACGGATGTCACGGGCTGA
- a CDS encoding MFS transporter produces MASPATASAVGFRSERGPILIALMLSTGLIAIDATILATAVPSVVKDLGSFEQFPWLFSVYLLAQSVSVPIYSKLADTIGRKPVILIGVGLFLLGSILCGFAWSMPALIAFRAVQGLGAGAVAPMAMTIVGDVYTVAERAKVQGYIASVWAISSVVGPALGGVFSQFASWRWIFFVNVPLCLIAGAMLLRNYHERVERRRHRIDVAGAVLLTVGLTSVILALLEGGHAWPWASWQTVAAFGLGAAALVAFALVERRAAEPVLDLSLFGRRLISTTTLIGVGVGAVMIGITSYVPTYLEGSIRVVPLVAGVAVAALTLGWPLAASQAGRMYLRFGFRATVLIGATIVVVGSLGLIAIAPYPNPWSVAGVAFVMGFGLGWVAAPSLIAAQSSVGWHERGVVTGLNAFSRSAGSAVGVAVFGAIANAFLLDTPGGAQNPAAVVNATEAVFIGVAATAVLMLLATLAMPKVRVEHLEPTPAVEAAA; encoded by the coding sequence ATGGCCTCACCCGCAACAGCCTCCGCCGTCGGATTCCGTTCCGAGCGTGGGCCGATCCTCATCGCCCTCATGCTCTCGACGGGGCTCATCGCGATCGACGCGACGATCCTGGCCACGGCGGTGCCGAGTGTGGTGAAGGACCTGGGGTCGTTCGAGCAGTTCCCATGGCTGTTCTCGGTGTACCTGCTCGCGCAGTCGGTGTCGGTGCCGATCTACTCGAAGCTCGCCGACACCATCGGGCGCAAGCCGGTGATCCTGATCGGAGTCGGGCTGTTCCTGCTCGGTTCCATCCTGTGCGGCTTCGCATGGAGCATGCCGGCGCTGATCGCGTTCCGCGCGGTGCAGGGGCTCGGCGCCGGCGCAGTGGCGCCGATGGCGATGACCATCGTGGGCGACGTGTACACCGTCGCCGAGCGGGCGAAGGTGCAGGGGTACATCGCGAGCGTGTGGGCGATCTCGTCGGTGGTGGGTCCGGCGCTCGGCGGCGTGTTCAGCCAGTTCGCCTCCTGGCGGTGGATCTTCTTCGTGAACGTCCCGCTGTGCCTGATCGCGGGCGCGATGCTCCTGCGCAACTACCACGAGCGGGTCGAGCGCCGCCGGCACCGCATCGACGTCGCCGGTGCGGTGCTGCTCACGGTGGGATTGACGTCGGTGATCCTGGCCCTGCTCGAAGGTGGGCACGCTTGGCCGTGGGCGTCGTGGCAGACGGTCGCGGCGTTCGGCCTCGGCGCGGCCGCGCTCGTCGCGTTCGCCCTCGTCGAGCGGCGCGCCGCCGAACCGGTGCTCGACCTTTCGCTGTTCGGCCGGCGGCTCATCTCGACGACGACGCTCATCGGCGTGGGCGTCGGTGCGGTGATGATCGGCATCACGTCGTACGTGCCCACCTACCTCGAGGGGTCGATCCGAGTCGTTCCGCTCGTCGCGGGCGTCGCGGTCGCCGCGCTCACGCTCGGCTGGCCGCTCGCCGCGTCCCAGGCGGGCCGGATGTACCTGCGATTCGGGTTCCGAGCGACCGTGCTCATCGGGGCGACGATCGTGGTCGTCGGCTCGCTCGGGCTGATCGCGATCGCCCCGTACCCGAATCCGTGGTCGGTCGCGGGGGTCGCGTTCGTCATGGGCTTCGGGCTCGGCTGGGTGGCCGCACCGAGCCTGATCGCGGCGCAGTCATCGGTCGGATGGCACGAACGAGGCGTCGTGACCGGGCTGAACGCGTTCTCGCGGTCAGCAGGCAGCGCCGTGGGCGTCGCAGTGTTCGGCGCGATCGCGAACGCGTTCCTGCTCGACACCCCCGGCGGTGCGCAGAACCCCGCCGCCGTGGTCAACGCGACGGAGGCGGTGTTCATCGGGGTCGCGGCGACCGCGGTGCTCATGCTGCTCGCCACGCTCGCGATGCCCAAGGTGCGCGTCGAGCACCTCGAACCGACGCCCGCGGTCGAGGCCGCAGCCTGA